Proteins from a single region of Sneathiella aquimaris:
- the merP gene encoding mercury resistance system periplasmic binding protein MerP yields the protein MKTVIVVGVAVLSLLPFNMSFAAEQKVTLEVSGMTCASCPYIVKNTLASVDGVKNVNVSFKKKQAVVTFDDQETQTTTLTKATASAGFPSKVME from the coding sequence ATGAAAACTGTAATAGTTGTGGGCGTGGCTGTTTTAAGCCTACTGCCTTTCAATATGAGCTTTGCTGCGGAACAGAAAGTTACGTTAGAGGTAAGTGGCATGACATGTGCGTCGTGTCCGTACATCGTTAAAAACACTTTAGCATCAGTAGATGGTGTAAAAAATGTGAATGTTTCTTTTAAAAAGAAACAAGCCGTTGTTACGTTTGATGATCAAGAAACTCAAACAACGACATTAACAAAGGCGACTGCATCAGCAGGATTTCCTTCAAAAGTGATGGAGTAA
- a CDS encoding mercuric transporter MerT family protein encodes MVQVSKFENLNDEKNEDKRKGWVALGGVLGAIAASSCCILPLVLFSLGIGGAWIGNLTALSPYQPLFATITLGFLGYGYWLVYRKPKKACEDGTACARPLPNRIVKFFLWAATILVAGALAFPYLAPVLLDV; translated from the coding sequence GTGGTTCAAGTCAGCAAATTTGAAAATCTCAACGATGAGAAAAATGAAGACAAGCGTAAAGGGTGGGTTGCACTAGGAGGCGTTCTTGGAGCTATTGCCGCCTCATCATGCTGTATCTTACCGCTCGTTTTATTCAGTTTGGGGATCGGTGGTGCTTGGATTGGAAATCTGACGGCGCTTTCTCCATATCAACCATTATTTGCAACGATCACATTGGGATTTTTGGGATATGGCTATTGGCTCGTATACCGAAAGCCTAAGAAAGCTTGTGAGGATGGAACCGCTTGTGCGCGACCGCTCCCAAATCGAATAGTAAAATTCTTTCTTTGGGCCGCAACAATCCTTGTCGCGGGGGCGCTTGCATTTCCTTACCTCGCCCCTGTTTTACTTGATGTTTAG
- a CDS encoding MerR family transcriptional regulator, translating into MAFEITDAPITRGVLAKKANCHIETVRYYENIGLLLPPSRTEGGHRLYKIDDQRRLRFILRCRELGFNIDELRSLFSIVDTNTYTCGEIKSLSTDHLKSVRDKIKDLKRLEKTLSGILKNCTGGEIPECPIIDSLWAD; encoded by the coding sequence ATGGCATTTGAAATCACAGATGCACCGATCACGAGAGGTGTTCTTGCCAAGAAGGCTAACTGCCATATCGAGACTGTGCGCTACTATGAAAATATAGGGCTTTTATTGCCGCCAAGTCGCACAGAAGGGGGACATAGGCTTTACAAAATTGATGATCAACGGCGTTTACGGTTTATTTTACGCTGTAGAGAGCTTGGATTTAACATCGACGAACTACGCAGTTTGTTCTCTATCGTTGATACAAACACTTACACCTGTGGAGAAATTAAAAGTTTATCAACGGATCACTTAAAAAGCGTGCGAGACAAGATTAAAGACCTGAAACGTCTGGAAAAAACACTATCTGGTATTTTAAAAAATTGTACCGGAGGCGAAATTCCCGAATGCCCGATTATAGACTCTTTGTGGGCTGACTAA
- a CDS encoding toll/interleukin-1 receptor domain-containing protein — protein MLFDVFICHASEDKEDLVRPLVNYLSEQNLAVWYDEFSMSVGDSLRRSIDKGLSKSRFGIVVLSPDFLKKGWAQRELDGLVARQVSGNHQIILPVWHNISVEEIMEYSPPLADTLATNSSNGIEQVCKDLLKAIKPEQSPLIIARDILIKHGVQPPLISDEWWLDLAQMAESYSIGMHNYSWTFPLPGEFERGEKRAENLAWAAMQWDWSSFAESEKINHTTHPELVLEFIQDFPGLGGICVQNPEYLACYAPQLTIPGLGGDFEAVFEEKLGALISDEKTKSMKTIDRKPPLCVKEYALRHPTFGNFHPWEIADFVVSGRMGRHNPQSLGDFEYLIWLLADDSSWMPERVKHFIAEGVAQRGLINMSRGSRLHLDGPFIEELYRVSASNKGRDFKFSKKVVQDLKQIVEWTLVDLESSTPTEIVYERMMEWGVVEAYTRHQRWIRDRRRGL, from the coding sequence TTGTTATTTGACGTATTCATATGTCATGCCAGTGAAGACAAAGAGGATCTTGTTAGACCGCTGGTAAACTATCTGAGCGAACAAAACCTAGCTGTCTGGTATGATGAATTTTCGATGTCAGTTGGCGATAGCCTGCGCAGATCGATTGATAAAGGTTTGTCGAAATCCCGGTTCGGAATTGTTGTGCTCAGCCCGGATTTTTTAAAGAAAGGTTGGGCACAACGGGAACTTGATGGCCTTGTCGCCAGACAAGTCTCCGGCAATCATCAGATTATTCTTCCTGTCTGGCACAACATATCAGTTGAGGAGATCATGGAATACTCGCCTCCTTTGGCGGACACTTTGGCCACCAATAGTTCCAACGGAATCGAACAAGTTTGCAAAGACCTGCTAAAGGCAATCAAGCCAGAACAAAGCCCACTCATCATAGCGCGAGATATCCTAATCAAACATGGAGTCCAACCTCCTCTGATTTCTGACGAGTGGTGGCTAGATTTAGCACAGATGGCTGAGAGCTATAGCATTGGCATGCACAATTACTCTTGGACATTCCCGTTGCCGGGGGAGTTTGAACGTGGCGAAAAGCGTGCCGAAAATCTTGCATGGGCTGCAATGCAATGGGATTGGTCTTCCTTTGCTGAAAGCGAAAAGATTAACCACACTACCCATCCCGAATTGGTCTTGGAATTCATCCAAGATTTTCCAGGACTTGGGGGCATTTGCGTTCAAAACCCAGAATACCTAGCGTGTTATGCCCCGCAACTTACCATTCCAGGATTGGGCGGAGATTTTGAGGCGGTTTTTGAAGAGAAGCTTGGGGCACTGATATCCGATGAAAAAACCAAAAGTATGAAGACAATCGACCGGAAGCCGCCTTTGTGCGTGAAAGAATACGCACTTAGACATCCGACTTTCGGAAACTTTCACCCCTGGGAAATAGCTGACTTTGTTGTGAGTGGCAGAATGGGACGACATAACCCACAGTCTTTGGGTGACTTCGAATACCTGATCTGGCTATTGGCTGATGACAGTTCTTGGATGCCAGAAAGGGTGAAGCATTTTATAGCTGAAGGAGTGGCACAGCGGGGTCTTATTAACATGTCTCGCGGATCACGTCTTCATTTGGATGGCCCATTCATTGAGGAGTTGTACAGAGTAAGTGCTAGCAATAAAGGGCGCGATTTCAAGTTTAGTAAGAAAGTTGTGCAAGACCTAAAACAAATCGTTGAA